GCAGAAAATAGTAAGTGGTCTATCAGGCGCAGGTTCCAAAACGGAACATACAAAATTTCGTATCCTCCCTATGGTTACGATTATGTGGATGAAAAGCTATTTATCACCTGAATCCGTGATAATAACAACCGACCTAAGTTTAATTGACAGTAAATGGTATTACTGATTAAAGCTAACACCTGTTGGTATATGAAATAGGGTCTAAATATGATTATGTGAATAAAGGCTATTTACTCTTACCTTGGGTCCCCTAGATAAGGGAATAACAAAGCAGACCTCCCGTCCTAAGAGACTTGGAGCCTGTTTATACAGCTAACTGGAGCTAGAAGTTCTTTTATTTAAGCCAACGCTTTATATAGGTAACGGAAAGCTGGATACCAGGGGCTATGCCGGCCAAACCGTAACTTGACCTGCCGGGCATGGTGAACCAGCCGGGACGCTATGGTAATCAGGTTCTGAATAACCGTACGCAGCCGCCGACGTTGAGCTTTCTTATTGCGCAGCGGTACTTCCTTTAGCGGGAGGCTGAACTGCCCCAGAAGCCGCAAGATATTGTAGGCGAAAATACCAAGGTGCAGCACCAGGTTATTGGTGGCAAATTTGCCACTGGGCAACCGTTCCAGGTCTAAATCGTTTTTGATTTCGCTATGGAATTGCTCGCTGGTGCCGTGGTCGTGGTAGAGGGCAATGACCTCCTCCACCGGGTCGGGTAAAGTGGTCCAGTAGGTTTCAACCTCAATTTCCGGGACCAAGAGAAGCTGTCCGCTTCGTAATATCGTGCGCTCGGTGACCTTATACACCAGACGGACAGGGGTGTCAGCGCCCTCGATTTTCACCATCTGGTGACCCCGATAGACGGTTTTTCCCTCCCGTTCTACGGTGGCGTTACCATTTTCCTTGGCAACGGCCAGCCATGCTTCCGGCGTTTCCTTACGCAGATTTCGCTTAATGATAAAATCGGCTTTGATTTCCGGGTCCAAACAGACCTGGAGATTATCTTGGCTGTCATTACTGCCATCCATCCGTACTAAAAGTGGCAGCGAAGTGATAGCGCGAGCAAAGGTTAGAGCGCGACGCAGGAAGTCCGGCGTCCCTTTTTGGCAATGCTGTTTCCCGGCCCGCAGTTCGGTATTGACGCAGTAGCCTTCCTTACCGAGGTAGGCGAAGATAGGCGCATAACCGTCGTAGCCCTTATAGGTCCTGGAAACACCCTCTTTCTTGGAATTTGAATTATCAAAGGGAGTAACATCAATATCCAAAGGGACATATTGGCGCTTCTGTTCCCCGGAACCCAAGGTAACAGGAGTTACCGGTGCCTTAAGTTTCTTAAGGAACCTGGCCGTTTCCTCGAGGATGATCTCCTGGTAGGGTACGCTATGAGCTATCATATCCAGGCGCTGGCGCAGGGTAGGACTTGAAGGCACATCCTGAATATCCAGCGCTGCAGCGAAGAAGGGGTCATCCCGAAAAAGCTCAATATGGTCAAAATCACTGCGACCCTGGCAAAGCAGGCCGATGTATGAGGTGATAACATCCCCATGGGAAATATCCGGCGAGGAAACACCAGGTATCCGGGTCTTATTTAGCCTGAATTTCAGAGCAGTATGATCAATGATTTCCCCTACCAGAGCCAGTCCGGCAACGGGGGTAAGGTGTTCATCAGACTGTTCAATAATGAATTTCATGGCTGCACCTCGCAGGTGAAGATGGTTTTGTTTGCCATCTAGCCTATTATACCTTATTTTTCGCGAGGTTTTGAGCCATATCCAACTATTTTGTTATTGGGTTGTCACGGATTCAGGGAGGGTATTTAACCCCATCGCCTTTCACCTTTACCCTTCCGGATATTTAGAAGAATATCTAATTAACCATAATATAACCCTTATGGATTACACCTGTCAAGCCGTGGATAATATTACCTTGTGCCGATCCTGTCGTCTAACAAAACTGCACCTTGCAACACCGGCTTTAATTTGGTTAAACAAACCACCAACAGAAAACTCCCTGGCCTCAAAGACTGGTGTGGTTTAAACAGTCCGGTCTTTAAGCTAAAAGCTATAGCCCCGGTTAACCAGAACTATAGCTTTTAGTTTTCAGCGGTTGACATATTGTTTTTAGCCGGTAGCCTCCGGCGGGTAGAAGGGTTTAATTA
This region of Desulforamulus ferrireducens genomic DNA includes:
- a CDS encoding IS1380 family transposase → MKFIIEQSDEHLTPVAGLALVGEIIDHTALKFRLNKTRIPGVSSPDISHGDVITSYIGLLCQGRSDFDHIELFRDDPFFAAALDIQDVPSSPTLRQRLDMIAHSVPYQEIILEETARFLKKLKAPVTPVTLGSGEQKRQYVPLDIDVTPFDNSNSKKEGVSRTYKGYDGYAPIFAYLGKEGYCVNTELRAGKQHCQKGTPDFLRRALTFARAITSLPLLVRMDGSNDSQDNLQVCLDPEIKADFIIKRNLRKETPEAWLAVAKENGNATVEREGKTVYRGHQMVKIEGADTPVRLVYKVTERTILRSGQLLLVPEIEVETYWTTLPDPVEEVIALYHDHGTSEQFHSEIKNDLDLERLPSGKFATNNLVLHLGIFAYNILRLLGQFSLPLKEVPLRNKKAQRRRLRTVIQNLITIASRLVHHARQVKLRFGRHSPWYPAFRYLYKALA